One segment of Methylotuvimicrobium sp. KM2 DNA contains the following:
- a CDS encoding ABC transporter ATP-binding protein, with translation MTANSSAPIISVCGVNKTYAGGFQALKKIDLDIKRGEIFALLGPNGAGKTTLISLICGIVKATSGTIIADGHDIMQDYRAARATIGLVPQELHTDAFESVWATVKFSRGLFGKAPDAAYLEKVLRDLSLWDKRNAKIMTLSGGMKRRVLIAKALAHEPTILFLDEPSAGVDVELRHDMWRMVRALRAQGTTIILTTHYIEEAEDMADRIGVISKGELIVVEDKAVLMRKLGKKQLTLTLRRPMTGIPAGLSAWPLVLSGDGHVLVYSFDAQEEETGIAELLRTLAEHGIEFKDLRSRESSLEDIFVSLVHRPKGTQE, from the coding sequence ATGACCGCCAATAGCTCCGCCCCCATCATTTCCGTATGCGGCGTCAACAAGACCTATGCCGGCGGTTTCCAGGCGCTCAAAAAAATCGACCTGGACATCAAACGCGGCGAGATATTCGCCTTGCTCGGACCCAACGGTGCGGGCAAGACGACGTTGATTAGCCTCATCTGCGGCATCGTCAAGGCCACTTCCGGAACCATCATCGCCGACGGGCACGATATCATGCAAGACTACCGTGCGGCGAGGGCAACCATCGGTTTGGTGCCTCAGGAACTGCATACGGATGCGTTTGAATCGGTCTGGGCGACGGTCAAATTCAGCCGGGGACTGTTCGGCAAGGCGCCCGATGCAGCCTACTTGGAAAAAGTCCTGCGCGACCTCTCCTTGTGGGACAAGCGGAACGCAAAAATCATGACGCTCTCGGGCGGTATGAAACGCCGGGTTCTGATTGCCAAGGCGCTCGCGCATGAGCCAACGATATTGTTTCTCGACGAGCCGAGCGCCGGCGTGGATGTGGAGTTACGGCACGACATGTGGCGCATGGTGCGGGCGCTTCGTGCTCAGGGTACCACGATCATTCTGACCACTCATTACATCGAGGAAGCCGAAGACATGGCAGACCGCATCGGAGTGATCAGCAAGGGTGAACTGATCGTCGTTGAAGACAAAGCGGTGCTCATGCGCAAGCTCGGCAAAAAGCAGCTCACCCTGACTTTGCGGCGCCCGATGACCGGCATCCCGGCCGGATTGAGCGCTTGGCCGTTAGTGCTCTCCGGCGATGGACATGTCCTGGTTTATAGCTTCGACGCCCAGGAAGAAGAAACCGGGATTGCCGAGCTGTTGCGTACGCTCGCCGAGCACGGCATCGAATTCAAAGATTTACGCTCCAGGGAGAGTTCACTGGAGGACATTTTCGTCAGCCTGGTACATCGGCCCAAAGGAACACAAGAATGA
- a CDS encoding adenosylhomocysteinase translates to MVNLAAAEGHPTAVMDMSFANQALSMAYLWRHGGDLENAVHPVPTEIDNQVAQMKLAATDCHGWHECSFCITPWMACIRAMQGRKMLLHFLRSLHPCNSAIAEEQKSALPPTPVDRATAPASVRILSE, encoded by the coding sequence TTGGTCAACCTCGCCGCTGCAGAAGGCCATCCGACCGCCGTAATGGATATGAGCTTCGCCAATCAGGCCTTGAGCATGGCCTATTTGTGGCGGCATGGCGGCGATCTCGAAAATGCCGTACATCCGGTGCCGACTGAAATCGATAATCAGGTCGCACAAATGAAACTGGCGGCGACTGATTGCCATGGATGGCATGAATGCAGCTTTTGCATTACGCCATGGATGGCGTGTATTAGAGCAATGCAGGGCAGAAAAATGCTCCTGCATTTTCTGCGTTCGTTACATCCTTGTAACTCAGCAATTGCCGAGGAGCAAAAATCTGCCCTGCCGCCGACGCCTGTCGATCGAGCAACCGCTCCCGCTTCGGTTCGCATACTTTCAGAGTAA
- a CDS encoding transposase, which produces MMQPQLTDTLFDDFLQELPTDFQERAYELQAFARARKIRSPLQLLQLVLLYCGQDLSLRSCAGEVAKLQGYLSDTAVIKRLAACVSWIKSLLKSVFGLDKAVNHGALNFIVIDGSTVQEPGANETTYRLHVAIDLMSLTLREVNVTTDKVGESLDHYQLAAGDVALVDRGYNQPKSLVPLIDRGGHVVLRYNPHSMTLYERCNEPKGVKIDWEQRIRDLNGQPGAIPVYLCHQDKRIEGVVHAMPLPPEQAAQARRKAKQNARKKGRTASQKTLMLSGWVLVFTSIPESLLDTKSIAELYRVRWQVELVIKRLKSLLDIDRLRARKDSKLADLYLHGKLLFAAVTQKIAQRRFGQAATTMAGDRSITHWHLWRTIANEIKAGLTNCFSKNERFIDDQIKSLCERPRKRKLQSLPGRVLELITESRVLDVSTY; this is translated from the coding sequence ATGATGCAGCCACAGTTAACAGATACGCTTTTTGATGACTTTTTGCAAGAGCTACCAACGGATTTTCAGGAGCGGGCCTATGAATTACAGGCGTTTGCACGAGCGCGGAAAATCCGATCACCGCTGCAGTTATTGCAGTTAGTCCTGTTGTATTGCGGACAGGACTTGTCGTTGCGCAGCTGCGCCGGCGAAGTCGCCAAGCTTCAAGGCTATTTGAGCGATACGGCGGTGATCAAGCGATTGGCGGCCTGCGTGTCGTGGATTAAATCGTTACTGAAGAGTGTGTTCGGGTTGGATAAAGCGGTCAATCACGGTGCGCTGAATTTCATTGTGATTGACGGTTCGACTGTGCAAGAGCCGGGAGCGAACGAAACGACGTATCGCCTCCATGTGGCGATCGACTTGATGAGCTTGACACTTCGCGAGGTCAACGTCACGACCGATAAAGTCGGCGAAAGCTTGGATCATTACCAGTTGGCTGCAGGTGATGTCGCGTTAGTTGATCGAGGCTACAACCAACCGAAGTCTTTAGTCCCGCTCATTGATCGCGGCGGCCACGTCGTGCTGCGCTATAATCCGCACAGCATGACGCTTTACGAACGGTGCAACGAACCGAAAGGTGTCAAAATCGACTGGGAACAGCGCATACGCGATTTGAATGGTCAGCCGGGTGCGATACCGGTTTATCTGTGTCATCAAGACAAACGTATCGAAGGCGTGGTGCATGCCATGCCGTTACCGCCGGAACAGGCGGCGCAAGCACGCCGCAAAGCGAAACAAAACGCGCGCAAGAAAGGCCGCACGGCAAGCCAAAAGACCTTGATGCTGAGCGGCTGGGTATTGGTTTTTACCTCGATTCCCGAATCGCTGCTCGACACGAAATCAATCGCTGAGCTCTACCGGGTTCGCTGGCAAGTGGAGCTGGTCATAAAACGCCTGAAAAGCTTGCTTGATATTGACCGGCTACGCGCCCGAAAAGACAGCAAGCTGGCGGATTTATATTTGCACGGTAAGTTACTGTTTGCCGCAGTGACCCAAAAAATCGCGCAACGCCGTTTCGGCCAAGCGGCCACCACGATGGCCGGCGATCGTTCGATTACCCATTGGCATTTATGGCGCACGATCGCCAATGAGATCAAGGCAGGACTCACGAATTGTTTTTCAAAAAATGAGCGCTTTATTGATGACCAAATAAAAAGCCTCTGCGAACGTCCGCGCAAGAGAAAGCTTCAGAGTTTGCCGGGTCGCGTTTTGGAGCTCATTACTGAAAGTCGAGTTTTAGATGTTAGCACTTATTAA
- a CDS encoding NifB/NifX family molybdenum-iron cluster-binding protein yields the protein MKIAVASQNRKEITGHTGRCRKFWIYRIEHDGITGKELLELSKEQSFHEASRFEPTPLDDVNVLICGGIGEGLARRLADKAVKVIVTKEIDPDRAIEAFIKGALKSEPIEHHEHKHR from the coding sequence ATGAAAATTGCCGTCGCCAGTCAAAACCGCAAGGAAATCACCGGCCACACCGGCCGGTGTAGAAAATTCTGGATATACCGCATTGAACACGACGGCATTACCGGAAAGGAGCTTTTAGAACTGAGCAAGGAGCAGTCTTTCCATGAAGCATCCCGATTCGAGCCTACTCCACTGGATGATGTCAACGTTCTGATCTGCGGCGGCATCGGGGAAGGTCTCGCGCGTCGTTTGGCGGATAAAGCCGTCAAAGTCATCGTTACAAAAGAAATTGATCCCGACCGGGCTATCGAAGCCTTTATAAAAGGCGCATTGAAATCGGAACCGATCGAACATCACGAACACAAACATCGGTGA
- a CDS encoding NAD(P)H-dependent oxidoreductase, with product MTTLLQINSSIFSNGGQSSQLANAFVAKWRVRNPETKVVVRDLTNEPLPHLDAQRVSAYFAQPGARTPEQQSLADESETLIDEIKRSDVIVIGLPMYNFGIPSTLKAYFDRIARAGLTFRYTENGPEGLLPGKKVYVFAARGGMYAGTALDSQTNYVRDFLNFLGITDIEFVYAEGLNMGEQAKDQALAGAHRRLAELAD from the coding sequence ATGACAACCCTGTTGCAAATCAATTCAAGCATCTTTTCGAATGGCGGTCAGTCCAGCCAATTAGCCAATGCGTTTGTCGCCAAATGGCGGGTCAGGAACCCGGAAACAAAGGTGGTCGTTCGTGATTTGACCAATGAACCATTGCCTCACCTGGATGCGCAGCGGGTTTCGGCCTACTTCGCGCAGCCCGGTGCCCGGACGCCGGAACAGCAGTCCTTGGCCGACGAATCGGAGACACTGATCGACGAGATCAAGCGGTCGGATGTCATCGTCATCGGTTTGCCGATGTACAATTTCGGTATTCCCTCGACGCTGAAAGCCTATTTTGACAGGATAGCCCGTGCCGGGTTGACTTTCCGATATACCGAGAACGGCCCCGAAGGATTGCTGCCGGGCAAAAAAGTCTACGTTTTTGCGGCCAGAGGCGGGATGTATGCGGGAACGGCTCTGGATAGCCAAACCAATTATGTGCGCGATTTTCTCAATTTTTTGGGTATCACCGATATTGAATTCGTCTACGCGGAAGGGCTTAATATGGGTGAACAGGCCAAGGATCAGGCGCTGGCCGGAGCCCATCGGCGGCTTGCAGAATTAGCCGACTGA
- a CDS encoding cytochrome c peroxidase, whose product MKKIQWFIIFLVAVFLFLPISNLIGLSGENEPIEVISGKSDNFAKASRVLQNKCVDCHSPGMTRMPIYSGLPIAKQLMEHDIEEASERLLLTKEAYSGKDSFTPLMLARLEGVIRNDSMPPALYLLMHWNGKLNHEEKTTLLTWIAEERAKHPWSKDAANQFKGEPVQPLPLTVDLDPEIVALGDKLFHDRRLSGDDSLNCASCHDLTRGGTDQARVATGIRGQLGPINSPTVYVAMYNLAQFWDGRAKDLQEQAAGPVANPIEMGAVWDEVVEKLKQDEAYQQAFAKLYPDQGLTKATVTHAIAVFEESLVTPNSRFDQYLRGNVTALTNEEKAGYELFKTHCASCHSGPALGGLSYEKMGVARDYFKQRGGELTEVDNGRFNVTKQEKDRHFFKVPVLRNIELTFPYFHDGSAETLADAVRIMGQVQLDKDFSSDEIGDMVAFLKTLTGEYKGKPLSELTAEDIR is encoded by the coding sequence ATGAAAAAAATCCAATGGTTCATTATCTTTCTGGTGGCAGTCTTCCTGTTTCTGCCGATTTCGAACTTGATTGGCTTGTCCGGCGAAAACGAGCCGATTGAAGTGATTTCAGGCAAATCGGACAATTTCGCGAAGGCTTCGCGGGTTTTGCAAAACAAATGCGTCGACTGTCATTCTCCCGGCATGACTCGCATGCCGATCTATTCCGGCCTACCGATCGCAAAACAGCTGATGGAGCACGACATCGAGGAGGCTAGCGAACGATTGTTGCTGACGAAAGAAGCCTACAGCGGCAAGGACAGTTTCACACCGTTGATGTTGGCCCGGCTAGAAGGCGTTATTCGCAACGACAGCATGCCGCCGGCGCTATACCTTCTGATGCATTGGAACGGCAAGTTGAACCATGAAGAAAAAACGACGCTGCTTACCTGGATCGCTGAAGAGCGCGCCAAACATCCATGGAGCAAGGACGCAGCCAATCAATTCAAGGGCGAACCGGTGCAACCGCTGCCGCTTACGGTCGATCTCGACCCTGAAATTGTCGCACTCGGCGACAAGCTGTTCCACGACCGCAGACTGTCCGGAGACGATTCGCTGAACTGCGCATCTTGCCATGACCTGACGCGCGGCGGCACCGATCAAGCCAGAGTTGCAACCGGCATTCGCGGCCAGTTGGGACCGATCAATTCGCCGACCGTCTATGTCGCGATGTATAACCTCGCGCAATTCTGGGACGGACGTGCAAAAGACCTTCAGGAACAAGCGGCAGGACCGGTGGCGAACCCGATCGAAATGGGCGCGGTCTGGGATGAGGTCGTCGAAAAACTTAAGCAAGACGAAGCCTATCAACAAGCCTTCGCAAAACTGTATCCGGATCAAGGCTTGACCAAAGCAACCGTAACACATGCGATAGCCGTGTTCGAGGAATCGCTGGTTACACCAAATTCCCGCTTCGATCAGTACCTTCGCGGCAACGTGACCGCGCTGACGAACGAAGAAAAAGCCGGTTATGAACTGTTCAAGACGCATTGCGCATCGTGCCATTCAGGCCCGGCACTCGGCGGCTTGTCGTATGAAAAAATGGGAGTCGCGCGCGATTATTTCAAACAACGCGGCGGCGAGTTGACCGAAGTCGACAACGGCCGTTTCAATGTCACGAAGCAGGAAAAAGACCGTCATTTCTTCAAAGTGCCGGTGCTGCGCAACATCGAACTGACCTTCCCTTATTTCCACGACGGCTCCGCCGAAACGCTTGCCGACGCGGTCCGCATCATGGGACAGGTTCAGCTCGACAAAGACTTCAGCAGCGATGAAATCGGCGATATGGTTGCTTTCCTGAAAACACTCACTGGCGAATACAAAGGTAAGCCGCTTAGCGAATTGACCGCCGAGGACATTCGCTGA
- a CDS encoding LysR family transcriptional regulator: MNPHITLEQWRSLIEVVDAGGYAQAAEKLSKSQSAVSYAVQKIESLLDVKAFEIQGRKAILTPTGQMLYRRALALVNEAGDLERAAHKLSAGWEAVITLVAEILFPSELLLTCLARFGQESPGTRVELIESVLGGTSDALLSGHLDLAISPQLPPGFLGNLLMRIRLLAVAHAEHPLHRLGRELSYRDLRAHRHVVIRDSGAKRDNRSVSVEVDQRWTVSQVATSIQAVSMGHGFAWLPVEHIREQLRTGILEPLPLREGNTREVPLYLILANPDFAGPGVRRLADILTESVIAKAQGQG; encoded by the coding sequence ATGAATCCACATATTACACTGGAGCAATGGCGGTCTTTGATTGAAGTCGTGGACGCCGGGGGTTACGCCCAAGCCGCAGAAAAACTGTCCAAAAGCCAATCGGCCGTCAGTTATGCCGTACAAAAAATTGAATCCTTGCTGGACGTTAAAGCCTTTGAGATTCAAGGGCGCAAGGCCATACTTACCCCGACCGGACAAATGCTCTACCGGCGCGCCTTGGCTCTGGTGAATGAAGCCGGCGATTTAGAACGCGCGGCGCATAAACTTTCGGCCGGCTGGGAAGCCGTTATCACCCTCGTCGCTGAAATCCTGTTTCCTTCCGAGCTGTTATTGACGTGCCTGGCGCGTTTCGGCCAGGAGAGCCCCGGGACGCGAGTCGAATTGATCGAGTCGGTATTGGGGGGAACCTCGGATGCGCTGCTCAGCGGGCATTTGGATTTGGCCATTTCACCGCAGTTGCCCCCGGGTTTTCTGGGAAATCTGTTGATGCGGATTCGCTTGCTGGCCGTCGCTCATGCCGAGCATCCCCTCCATCGGCTAGGCCGTGAATTGAGTTATCGGGACTTGCGCGCACATCGGCACGTTGTGATTCGGGATTCCGGCGCGAAGCGCGATAACCGCTCGGTATCGGTCGAAGTTGATCAGCGTTGGACGGTGAGCCAGGTGGCCACATCCATTCAGGCCGTCAGTATGGGACATGGCTTTGCCTGGCTACCCGTAGAACATATTCGTGAACAATTGCGAACGGGGATTCTAGAGCCATTGCCTTTGAGAGAAGGTAATACACGAGAAGTACCGCTCTACCTGATCCTGGCGAACCCCGACTTTGCGGGCCCCGGCGTCAGGCGCTTGGCCGATATTTTAACGGAATCGGTCATTGCTAAAGCACAAGGCCAGGGATAA
- a CDS encoding gamma-glutamyltransferase, with product MSADFETVRQEFHIGLGSVATPGTVKGLFAVHRELGTLPMTVLAEPAIELARGGVVMNAFQAYIFDIVKAIYLAYPDTRKTFGSKTHQGQLLQQGEVLYLPDLADCLEVLAREGEAFFYQGEIVSAVIRLCAERGGHLVGKDFNDYRLVKRKPLSIDYRGATVLTNPAPSSGGTLITFALQLLQAFDLSRHSPSTVPYLDLLAQVQDMTDKARIDAYLDDHTHHPGEHVLDAENGEAYRTYQVLQSSMT from the coding sequence ATTTCTGCGGATTTCGAAACGGTCCGGCAGGAATTTCATATCGGCTTGGGCTCGGTGGCGACACCCGGTACCGTCAAAGGACTGTTCGCGGTTCATCGTGAACTCGGTACGCTGCCGATGACGGTTCTGGCCGAGCCTGCGATCGAACTGGCCCGCGGCGGCGTGGTCATGAATGCCTTTCAGGCCTATATCTTTGATATCGTCAAGGCGATTTACCTGGCCTATCCCGACACGCGTAAAACCTTTGGCAGCAAAACGCATCAAGGCCAATTGCTGCAGCAAGGGGAAGTATTGTATCTGCCCGATTTAGCCGATTGCCTTGAGGTGCTGGCTCGGGAGGGCGAAGCGTTTTTTTATCAGGGTGAGATCGTGAGCGCCGTCATAAGGCTGTGTGCCGAACGAGGCGGGCACCTGGTCGGCAAAGATTTCAATGATTATCGGCTGGTCAAACGCAAGCCGTTGTCGATCGATTATCGCGGAGCCACCGTGCTGACCAATCCCGCCCCCAGTTCCGGAGGCACGCTGATTACTTTTGCTTTGCAACTGCTGCAAGCTTTCGACCTGTCTCGCCATAGCCCAAGCACGGTCCCGTATCTCGATTTGCTGGCTCAGGTTCAAGACATGACCGATAAGGCGCGCATCGACGCCTACCTTGACGATCACACGCACCATCCCGGAGAGCATGTCTTGGATGCGGAAAACGGCGAAGCCTATCGTACTTACCAGGTCTTGCAATCTAGCATGACATAA
- a CDS encoding pirin family protein, with protein MSIRTLQQIIPAIATSDGGGVKLRRSLGQKQALRVDPFLMLDEFSSEHADDYIAGFPDHPHRGFETVTYMLEGHMLHQDHLGNRGDLKSGGAQWMTAGRGIIHSEMPQQESGRMRGFQLWVNLPAKEKMKPAGYQDVRPEEIPLQKLPGGGQVKIIAGIADIAGNPIAGPIQGISTEVLFLDVRLPAGETFSLAITKDHNAFVYPYEGTLAIGPAANRHILASHSAGGLSDGDRIEILSEEHAAAFLLLAGRPLGEPIAQYGPFVMNTREEIEQAMADYRNGQLV; from the coding sequence ATGAGCATACGCACGCTTCAACAAATCATTCCAGCCATTGCGACTTCGGACGGCGGCGGCGTTAAACTGCGTCGTAGCCTTGGACAAAAGCAAGCACTGCGGGTCGATCCTTTCTTGATGCTGGATGAATTTTCTTCCGAGCATGCCGACGATTACATCGCCGGTTTTCCGGATCACCCGCATCGCGGTTTCGAGACCGTTACCTATATGCTGGAGGGGCACATGCTGCACCAGGATCATCTCGGCAATCGGGGCGATTTAAAAAGCGGCGGCGCGCAGTGGATGACCGCCGGCCGAGGTATTATTCATTCTGAAATGCCCCAACAAGAAAGCGGTCGCATGCGAGGCTTTCAGCTTTGGGTCAACTTGCCTGCGAAGGAGAAAATGAAACCGGCCGGCTATCAGGATGTCCGGCCTGAAGAAATTCCGTTGCAAAAATTGCCGGGCGGGGGGCAAGTCAAAATTATTGCGGGAATTGCCGACATCGCCGGCAATCCCATCGCCGGGCCGATTCAGGGAATAAGCACCGAGGTCTTGTTTTTGGATGTCAGGCTACCTGCGGGCGAAACTTTTAGCCTCGCGATAACTAAAGATCACAATGCCTTTGTTTATCCCTATGAGGGCACATTGGCGATAGGACCCGCGGCAAATAGACATATCCTGGCATCGCACAGTGCCGGAGGGCTTTCCGACGGCGACCGGATTGAAATCTTGTCTGAAGAGCACGCAGCGGCATTCTTGCTGTTGGCCGGCCGGCCGTTAGGAGAGCCGATCGCTCAGTACGGGCCTTTCGTGATGAACACGCGAGAAGAAATCGAGCAGGCCATGGCCGACTATAGGAATGGGCAACTGGTATGA
- a CDS encoding ABC transporter permease: protein MNIYGIRAIYHFEMARTFRTLWESIVAPVLTTSLYFIVFGKAIGSRMGDIDNVSYGAFIIPGLVMLNLLNESISNASFGIYMPKWAGTIYELLSAPVSWFEVLIGYVGAAATKSVMLGLLILGTARIFVPYEIAHPVWMVAFLLLTAVTFSLFGFIIGLWADSFQKLQVVPMLIVTPLTFLGGAFYSIDMLPPLWQKITLFNPVVYLISGFRWSFYGIADVDVAVSIGMTFGFLMTCLIFVWWVFKTGYKIRH, encoded by the coding sequence ATGAATATTTACGGCATTCGCGCCATTTACCATTTTGAAATGGCGCGCACTTTTCGTACGCTGTGGGAAAGCATCGTAGCGCCGGTGCTGACCACCTCGCTGTATTTCATCGTATTCGGCAAAGCCATCGGTTCCCGTATGGGCGACATCGACAACGTCAGCTACGGCGCCTTCATCATCCCAGGGCTGGTAATGCTGAATTTGCTGAACGAAAGCATTTCCAATGCTTCTTTCGGCATCTACATGCCCAAGTGGGCGGGTACTATTTACGAGCTATTATCGGCACCGGTTTCGTGGTTCGAAGTGCTAATCGGTTATGTGGGGGCGGCGGCGACCAAATCTGTGATGTTGGGCCTGCTCATTCTGGGCACGGCACGCATTTTCGTGCCCTACGAGATCGCCCATCCCGTGTGGATGGTTGCCTTTCTGTTGCTGACGGCGGTGACTTTCAGTCTGTTCGGCTTCATTATCGGCCTGTGGGCCGATAGCTTTCAGAAACTTCAAGTGGTCCCGATGTTGATCGTTACGCCGCTGACCTTTCTAGGCGGAGCGTTCTATTCGATCGATATGTTGCCGCCATTGTGGCAGAAGATCACGCTATTCAATCCGGTGGTGTATTTGATAAGCGGTTTTCGCTGGAGTTTTTACGGCATAGCTGACGTGGATGTCGCCGTCAGTATCGGCATGACGTTTGGTTTTCTCATGACATGCCTGATTTTTGTATGGTGGGTGTTCAAGACGGGTTACAAGATTAGACATTGA
- a CDS encoding nuclear transport factor 2 family protein, translated as MTQEIKAPVPPFTAETAAQKVRMAEDAWNSRDPDRVALVYTEDTVWRNRAEFPQGREQVRQFLQRKWAKELDYRLIKELWAFTDNRIAVRFAYEWHDDSGQWFRSYGNENWEFNPQGFMQRRFASINDLPIKQEQRLFHWPLGRRPDDHAGLSDLGL; from the coding sequence ATGACCCAAGAAATCAAAGCCCCCGTACCGCCCTTTACCGCCGAAACCGCGGCGCAAAAAGTGCGCATGGCTGAAGACGCCTGGAATTCGCGCGACCCGGATCGCGTCGCTCTGGTCTATACCGAAGACACGGTCTGGCGTAACCGCGCCGAATTTCCGCAAGGCCGCGAACAAGTACGGCAGTTTTTGCAGCGCAAATGGGCCAAGGAACTGGATTACCGCTTGATCAAGGAATTATGGGCCTTTACCGACAACCGCATCGCGGTGCGCTTTGCTTACGAGTGGCATGACGATTCCGGACAATGGTTCCGCAGCTACGGCAACGAGAACTGGGAGTTCAACCCGCAAGGTTTCATGCAGCGACGCTTTGCCAGCATCAACGACCTGCCGATAAAACAAGAACAACGCTTGTTCCACTGGCCGCTGGGCCGTCGGCCGGACGATCACGCCGGTTTGAGCGATTTGGGCTTGTAA
- a CDS encoding c-type cytochrome: MKTRKSLRSNAAAFSFAILAGSTTTTAFADEKLDVGKLEYESACAVCHGINGKGDDGPFKALLVRPVPNLTVLAKNNNGVFPFDRVYKIIDGREEVKSHGPRDMPIWGRAFTNQTSLYFNNYPEADTESAARSRILALTEYLYRLQE, encoded by the coding sequence ATGAAAACCAGAAAATCACTCAGGTCCAACGCAGCCGCTTTTAGCTTCGCGATCCTCGCCGGATCAACAACGACAACAGCATTTGCCGACGAAAAATTGGATGTCGGCAAACTGGAATACGAATCGGCATGCGCAGTTTGTCATGGAATCAACGGAAAAGGCGACGACGGCCCATTTAAAGCCTTGCTGGTGAGACCGGTTCCGAATCTAACCGTTTTAGCCAAGAACAACAACGGCGTATTCCCGTTCGACCGCGTCTATAAGATCATCGACGGAAGGGAGGAAGTCAAATCTCACGGGCCACGCGACATGCCGATCTGGGGCCGAGCCTTTACCAACCAAACCTCTCTCTATTTCAACAACTACCCCGAGGCCGATACCGAATCTGCCGCTCGCAGCCGTATTCTTGCTCTGACTGAATACTTATATCGTTTGCAGGAATAA
- a CDS encoding YceI family protein, whose amino-acid sequence MKRIALLSLAATFSAATLAAPETYVIDGSHTFPGFSYSHLGYSTQMSRFDKTSGKIVLDRQAKTGSVEVTVDTTSVNTGLPLFNEHIQGEDFLDTAKHPAMTFASDKLLFEGDMLVAVDGTLRLKGIAKPVTLTVTSFQCMPHPMLEKDACGANATAVVKRSDFNMGKYAPQVSDEVTLTIPVEAVKE is encoded by the coding sequence ATGAAACGCATCGCACTATTATCGTTAGCGGCGACTTTTTCGGCGGCTACCCTAGCCGCGCCCGAAACCTACGTCATCGACGGCAGCCATACCTTTCCCGGCTTTTCTTACAGCCATCTCGGGTATTCGACCCAAATGAGCCGTTTCGACAAGACGTCCGGCAAAATCGTACTCGATCGCCAGGCAAAAACCGGTTCAGTGGAAGTCACGGTCGATACGACGTCGGTCAATACCGGCTTACCGTTATTCAACGAACACATCCAGGGTGAAGATTTTCTGGATACCGCCAAGCACCCCGCAATGACATTCGCTTCCGACAAACTCCTATTCGAAGGTGACATGTTGGTGGCGGTGGATGGCACGTTGAGATTGAAAGGGATCGCCAAACCCGTGACGTTGACCGTAACATCGTTCCAGTGCATGCCGCACCCCATGTTGGAAAAAGACGCTTGCGGCGCTAACGCTACCGCCGTCGTCAAGCGGTCCGACTTCAACATGGGCAAATATGCACCTCAGGTAAGCGACGAGGTGACCCTTACCATCCCGGTCGAAGCCGTCAAGGAATAA
- a CDS encoding DUF1269 domain-containing protein: MRRIYFLSPDIETTHKIVDELRLEGIEDRHIHILAKRDTPLDDLPEASEFQKTDFVPAMERGAALGGATGLLAGLVGLRFAGFAIAGGPVLGVLLYGATIGTIMSGLAGLEVGNSRVKQYSEAIENGAFLVMIDIPTERIDTISQLIVKHHPSAQFEGIEPLMPPSY; encoded by the coding sequence ATGAGAAGAATTTACTTTTTGTCCCCAGACATTGAAACCACACATAAAATCGTCGATGAACTTCGTTTGGAAGGAATCGAAGATAGACACATCCACATACTAGCCAAACGCGACACGCCGCTCGATGACTTACCCGAAGCTTCGGAATTTCAAAAAACCGACTTTGTTCCCGCAATGGAACGTGGCGCTGCGTTAGGCGGAGCAACAGGACTACTCGCTGGTCTCGTTGGTTTACGATTTGCCGGATTTGCGATTGCCGGAGGCCCGGTTCTAGGTGTATTGCTCTACGGTGCGACAATTGGCACAATAATGAGCGGTCTGGCCGGCCTCGAGGTTGGTAATTCGCGCGTCAAGCAATACTCCGAAGCAATCGAAAACGGCGCGTTCTTGGTCATGATCGATATCCCGACAGAGCGTATCGATACTATCAGCCAATTGATCGTCAAACATCATCCGAGCGCGCAATTCGAAGGTATCGAACCGTTGATGCCGCCATCCTATTGA